CCTCCACAACTTTTAATCACTGATGTATTGGATGAACCCTCCAATCTTCTTTGGTAGGTAATTTTACATTTTGTAACTTCATCTATCTAGATATCACAGTCCCAAAATAACTACAGGCATTGGGGGGGGTTCCAGCGTTTAGATCCTAATTTTTAAGTAAAGTATCTTATCACCTTATGCTTTTTGCAAAGAACGAAAGTATAGGAACAGAGAGGAATAAGAGATGAGAGGTGGTCCTTACTAGCTGGGTATTATCCACTAAACAGATTCTTCTGATACAGTTTAATCTTCCGTAGCTCTGATCAAATTTTACAATGCTTTTGCTTGATTCCTTGTCTTGGTTTATGGATTCAAAACGTACAAATGCTAATTAATACGTGATGGTGAATAGAGAGAAACAGAGAGTGTGCTTGATGGAAAAGGAATGGAGGGAGGGAAGAGTGAGGGTAAATAAGTTTCACTGTTAAGATCACTGTTCTTTTGTTACTCTTACCAGATTGTTCTGTCTTGAGTCAAAGAGCTTTCTCATTCTAGTCCTTCTTCTTCTCATGAGGTTTGAGCTCGCTGAACTGTGTGTGGCAGATAGAGGAATAGTGAAATGGATAAAATTGGAATTCTCATCCACAAGTTAGACCTTGATCGAAGTGTCAGTGACTCAGGCTCAGTGGTGTGTAATTAATTAATTACTAATTAGAGGGGAAAAACTAATGCACGCCGGATTAAATAGCAAGAAAAATAATAAAAAAGTGATTACTGGTGGAAAACATTATTTGAATCTTTAATTTTTTAAAAACTAAGTGAAAAAATCAAGGTGGAACCACTAGAGGAAACCATCCTTTTCCCCACAACATGTTGATGTTCCATCACATGCATTTGTCGTTATGCAATGCATGACAGAAAATGCATAACGCATTAAAAATTTAAAAATTGTGCGTTTATAGAGAATAAGTAATCAATTAATCTGAGTCACAGATAGTTTTGTTGCCGCCGCCACCACCTACCACAATCTCTCCCTAGAGCCGCCATGGATTCCGTCAGGCTTCCAACGGCTCCTTCCTGTCTCCGTTCCCAAATGCTAGGTCAACCCCTTCACCACATTCCCCTACCTCCTTGTAACCGCAACTTCCGGTTAAAACCGGTTATCGGCATCAATCTATCTCGAAACCACGTTTCTCCGGTTGCCGTTATCACCCGAGACGAAACGTCTGTAGCTCCTCTAGCTTCTCCTCAGCCACGTCTCAAGGTCTCTCCGAGCTCGCTCCAGTACCCCGCCGGTTACCTCGGCGCGGTTCCGGAGCGTGCGAGCGATCCCGAGAACGGGAGCATCGCGGAGGCGATGGAGTATTTGACGAACATACTGTCCACGAAGGTTTACGACGTGGCGATTGAGACGCCACTCCACTTGGCGAAGAAGCTCTCGGAGAGGTTAGGTGTTCGCTTGTTTCTCAAAAGAGAAGACTTGCAACCTGTAAGTCTTCATTTTCACTCTGATTCTGATTTCACATTGAAAGAGTTCATTTTTAATGTTCAAGACGGTGGTCAGAAGTAGGAGTCAGTCCGGAGCTTAGAGCATGATTAATGCAGGTCTCTGGGTTCTTAGCCTAATATAAGAAACGTCTCTTAGCACATGATTAACCGGTCTTTTAACCGTCATGATTTGATATTTTTTGGTTTTTTTTTTTTTTTTTAACACTTTTCGGTTAAGAGACAGCTCTTATATCTCTCATTTAAGAGACGGTTTTTAGCTTTTCTTAGTTAAAATTTAAGAAAAGCTAAGAATTGTCTCCTAGCCGAAGCTAAGAATTGTCTCCTAGCCGAAGCTAAGAACCCAAATTAGGAGACTGGGGTTAATGATGCTAAGAACCTCATCCTAAGAGATCCGCATTAATCATACTCTTAGACCGATTTTTCAAAAGCATAGACTATATTTTTAAAAATTGTTTAAAATATAGTTTAATTCTGATTTGCTGACTAGACTGATGTTTAGGCGCCACGCCTACTAGACGGATTCTTAGAACACTGATTTTTGCTGAGTCATGTATAAAATTTGAGGCTACGTTTAAGTGTGTGTGATTGATGATGGTTCAGGTGTTCTCGTTTAAGCTACGTGGAGCTTACAACATGATGGTGAAGCTTCCAGCTGAGCAATTAGCAAAAGGGGTGATCTGCTCCTCAGCTGGTAACCATGCTCAAGGAGTTGCTTTGTCTGCTGCCAAACTCGGCTGCACCGCCGTGATTGTTATGCCTCGTACAACTCCAGAGATCAAGGTGATGTCTTTGAATCCTTGTTGAATCTGAAGTTAGTATCTGATTGGTCTATGAAAAACAAAAAAACAGTGGCAATCTGTGGAGAACTTGGGTGCGACGGTTGTTCTTGTTGGGGATTCGTATGATGAAGCACAAGCATTTGCTAAGCAACGAGCTGAGGAAGAAGGTTTGACGTTTATACCTCCTTTTGATCACCCTGATGTTATCGCCGGACAAGGGACTGTGGGGATGGAGATCACAAGGCAAGCTAAAGGTCCGTTACATGCTATATTTGTCCCCATCGGTGGTGGTGGTTTGATAGCTGGTATTGCTTCTTACGTGAAGAGAGTTTGTCCCGAGGTACAGTGTGCAACTCTTTTGTACTCTTGTTGCTTTGGTGTTGTCACCTTATTGTGGCTTTATTGTGGGGTTATGCAGGTGAAGATCATTGGTGTAGAGCCAGCTGATGCAAACACAATGGCCTTGTCGCTGCATCACGGCGAGAGAGTGATACTAGACCAGGTTGGGGGGTTTGCAGATGGTGTAGCGGTTAAAGTAGTTGGTGAAGAGACTTTTCGTATATCCAGAAAGCTGGTGGATGGTGTTGTACTCGTCACTCGTGATGCTATCTGTGCATCAATAAAGGTAACAACGCTTGTGATACGGTTTGTAACAATTGCACAAGCATGATCATATATACTTGTCTCTCTACAGGATATGTTTGAGGAGCAACGGAACATTTTGGAACCAGCAGGTGCTCTTGCGATCGCTGGAGCCGAAGCGTACTGTAAATATTATGGGCTAAAGGACGTGAATGTTGTTGCCATAACAAGTGGTGCAAACATGAACTTTGACAAGCTGAGGATTGTGACGGAGCTGGCTAATGTCGGTAGGCAACAGGAGGCTGTTCTTGCTACTATCTTGCCGGAAAAGCCTGGAAGCTTTAAGAAATTCTGTGAACTGGTGCGTGTTTTGGTATTACAGCATATAGCAGTTAATCCCGTTAATGTAATACATTTGATCGATGCAGGTTGGGGCAATGAACATAACCGAGTTCAAGTATAGATATGGGTCTGAAAAGGAATCTGTTGTACTATACAGGCAAGTCTGTTCCTGAAAAAATATTCTTTATTCGTTGTTATTCGTCTTCTAATCTGGACAGTGTTGTGTATTGTTGCTTAGTGTTGGAGTGCACACACCCGGAGAGCTCAAAGCACTAGAGAAGAGAATGGAATCTTCTCAGCTCAGAACTAGGAACCTTACAAGCAGTGACTTAGTTAAAGATCACCTGCGTTACTTGGTGCGTCCCTTAAGTTGATAACTCCCGTTGATTGATGCAAGTTTGGTTATGTGAATCACACTTTGTATATTTCCAGATGGGTGGAAGATCAAGTGTTGAAGAAGAGGTTCTATGCCAATTCACCTTCCCAGAGAGACCGGGTGCTCTGATGAACTTCTTGGACTCTTTCAGTCCCCGTTGGAACATTAGCCTTTTCCATTACCGTGCAGAGGTTTATTTCTGAGTTCACCATTACACCACAAGAAAGCTTTGTTGTAACTTTGAGGCTCTTTTTACTATACAATGTTTTCTTCCTTTCAAAACAGGGTGGTGCAGGCGCGAATGTGTTGGTAGGAATCCAAGTGCCGGAGCAAGAAATGGTGGAGTTCAGAAACCGAGCTCAAGTTCTTGGATACGAGTACGTCTTGGTAAGTGAAGACACAATTTTCAAGCTTCTAATGCACTAGGTTTAATGCTGTGATGGAGAGACCAAATCCGAGGAAGTAGTAGAAGCCATGGGAGTCTTGCTTGCGTCCGTGGTTGTTCTTGAGCTCTCTGTTAGAACAAAATCTGTGAGTCTGGGTCTGTTAGATGTGCTTTTATGTCACGGGCCTATTACGCTAGCCCAATATGTAACCTTTATCGCCTACGAGCTCTTTTCAGTCACTATGCTGTAATATGTAGACTTTGGATTTCTTTCAGCAAATAATGTGAGGGCTAACCTTCCAATAAATTTGATCTAACAAGTAATTCTGTTGTAGATTTGTATGCAAATGCGGATCTGGGCACAACCGGTTAAAACATTGGTCTTATCCCCAAAAAAAATTGGAGGCTTTTTACGTGGGTAAAAAGCCCCAAATAATGAAAAAAAATTCTTAAAACCCCGTGATGATCTGGTCCTAAATTGATCAAATTTTCGACATATCAGCAAATTATCATTCTTTTAAATAGAGCCAAAACGTATATAAATGATTAACTGTAGAAGTTACATCAAAATTATGACTGTCTACTGCTGTAAAAAAGAACGAATTTTATCACTGAAATAAATGAAAAGAGTCAAAAAGAAAGAAAAACCTTCACACCCGGTGGAACTCGAACCCACAATCGTTTGATTAGAAGTCAAACGCCTTATCCATTAGGCCACGGGTGCATCTGTTGTAAATATATTTATTAAACTAGATATAATTTCTGTTAAATATAAGAAATTAGTTCATGATCTGGTTATGATTCAAGTCTGGTTCAATCACGTGTTTGTTATAAGCATAAAGGCACAGGATGAACAGTGGTGGAACGTCAGCTAGCTATTGGCCTTGGTTCAAGAAAATGGAAGAGATTGTGAGCAGTTCCTTGGCCACTAAATGTGCGTCTGGTGAAGATAGAAGTGGTAGGTCACTGGGGAATACTGTGAAGCCAGCAAGGAGGTAATGCAGAGACTTTTGTAGTGTTCTTGCTCTCTCTTTACGCTTGTGGAATGAGTAGTTGGAGTGTGTCGAGAAGGAGGAAATCCAGAGGAGAACAAGGCCATTCCTAAAGTAGCACGATTGCATTGAGAGTCTTGACGTGTTATCCAAGGAAGGTCTTTCTTTCGCCACCAATTTATATAGCACCACTCTTTGAAACATTTGGGTTTGTTTGGTATTTAGTTACATGATGTAATGTAATGTAATCTAATCTAATCTCCTTTGTCTTTGAATTTTTATAGAGCCCTTTTTATTTTTAGAAAATTATGATAGAGCCTTTCATTTGCCAACCCACTGCTAAGCTATATGCCTCAAGATTTAGACTTTAGTTTTCAGTTAAATTGAACATAGATGTTTTTTTTATAAGTAGAATTTGAACATAGATGTTGTGTAGTGCTAGTTGCATGGATTTGTTCTAAAGATATTTGGAAAAACCTTTTGACAAAAGAAACTTGGCGTGACTATTATTATCTAAATATATTAGACCCTCTCCAACAAAACTAATTAACGCTCGAACTTTATATCTCAAATCCGAATATTCTTTTTAATCCTCACGCAAAGAACATACACCATGTTAGTGGATACATTACAAACATGATAAAGAAAACATAACATAGATAAGAGAGATATTACAAAGTAGTTCATAATCTGCTGACTCCGAGGGGAACCGAAGCTTGCCAAAGGATAGAAGTTGCCCAATTTCTAGATGGAGATAAAGAAAACTTGCTGTCTCTCCATCATCAGCCTTCTGCAGTCTTCATTGCTCCATATCTTAAAACACTTTCCTTACAAGCACAAAAAATCACTTTAACTAGACACTAATAAGTAATCTCCTTTTTTAGGCCATCCCCATGAAGATATAAACCTCTAAGATAAATCAGAGGTTTTTCTCTTCTTCACCTTAGGGGATGGCCATTCTCTTTTGATTTGCGATGTTCTGCCAAATTAAGAGAAGGTTTCAATAATGGAGGCTTGCTAGGGGTATTTATAGATTTTTATTTATTTTTCTTTGATTTGTGCTACTTTTTGGTTTGTCTATGGTCATGAAGACATTTAAAAAGAAACACCGAAAACCCGTCTTAGTGTTCTTTCCACTTTTTCTCATTACTTTTTCATATTTTTTCTAAGAAAACAGCTTATTAAAAATTTAAAACAATGAATCAATATATATCATGTTTGTTAATGTTCTTTATAAAGGATATTCTTGTATCATAGATGGATGCATTATGTTATTTTGGTACATATACACGTATTTATTTTGTAGTTATTATATATTGCATGCTGAATAACAAAATACACAATAACACATAAGGGGAATAATCGTATAGTACTGTAAAGAGAGTGTTGGGAATATTTTTTAAAAAACTTCTATACATATATATTAGTGGAAGCAGATGATGCTGGAATCAAGGGGAGTCTTACGTGAATATGCTTGGAATTTTGGATCATCCTATGGAATATGCCATTCAACTAGATTGCCTTTTTTAGTAGTATACACTCATGATTCATATGATGACATCTGCAAAATTTAGGTTTATAACGAGTTATTTACTATACACTTAATCAGGTATGTTCAATTCCAACAGGCACCAACTTCACTAACCCTACTAATGGTACTCCTACTAAAACTTCAATTCCAACAGGCACCAACTCCACTAACTCAAAAGCCCCAAGGAGCCATACAGTTAAACCTCTCCCAAATAATTGGGCGAAGAGTCTCCAACAATCTACTGATAAGACTCTAAAAAAGGTTGTTAACCCTAGTTTCTCTGCTGATGGCACGCCAAGGATAAAAATCCCAGACTCGGTTTCTTTTCCTTGGAAAAACTCCAGCCTATGCTCAAATCCAGAGTGTTCTAACCCACATCTGGGGACGTGGCTTGAAACTGGAGATTCACCTGCGACCAGAGTCAAGATCAATGTTAGTAAGGATACCTAACTCGACAATAAGGAAGAAAATTGTGGACCAGNNNNNNNNNNNNNNNNNNNNNNNNNNNNNNNNNNNNNNNNNNNNNNNNNNNNNNNNNNNNNNNNNNNNNNNNNNNNNNNNNNNNNNNNNNNNNNNNNNNNNNNNNNNNNNNNNNNNNNNNNNNNNNNNNNNNNNNNNNNNNNNNNNNNNNNNNNNNNNNNNNNNNNNNNNNNNNNNNNNNNNNNNNNNNNNNNNNNNNNNNNNNNNNNNNNNNNNNNNNNNNNNNNNNNNNNNNNNNNNNNNNNNNNNNNNNNNNNNNNNNNNNNNNNNNNNNNNNNNNNNNNNNNNNNNNNNNNNNNNNNNNNNNNNNNNNNNNNNNNNNNNNNNNNNNNNNNNNNNNNNNNNNNNNNNNNNNNNNNNNNNNNNNNNNNNNNNNNNNNNNNNNNNNNNNNNNNNNNNNNNNNNNNNNNNNNNNNNNNNNNNNNNNNNNNNNNNNNNNNNNNNNNNNNNNNNNNNNNNNNNNNNNNNNNNNNNNNNNNNNNNNNNNNNNNNNNNNNNNNNNNNNNNNNNNNNNNNNNNNNNNNNNNNNNNNNNNNNNNNNNNNNNNNNNNNNNNNNNNNNNNNNNNNNNNNNNNNNNNNNNNNNNNNNNNNNNNNNNNNNNNNNNNNNNNNNNNNNNNNNNNNNNNNNNNNNNNNNNNNNNNNNNNNNNNNNNNNNNNNNNNNNNNNNNNNNNNNNNNNNNNNNNNNNNNNNNNNNNNNNNNNNNNNNNNNNNNNNNNNNNNNNNNNNNNNNNNNNNNNNNNNNNNNNNNNNNNNNNNNNNNNNNNNNNNNNNNNNNNNNNNNNNNNNNNNNNNNNNNNNNNNNNNNNNNNNNNNNNNNNNNNNNNNNNNNNNNNNNNNNNNNNNNNNNNNNNNNNNNNNNNNNNNNNNNNNNNNNNNNNNNNNNNNNNNNNNNNNNNNNNNNNNNNNNNNNNNNNNNNNNNNNNNNNNNNNNNNNNNNNNNNNTTAGAAAACATATTTTTTTGGAATGTCAGAGGTATTAATGAATCTGCTAAGAATTCAAATTTTCGGAGGTGGATAGCTACTCACCATATTAGTTTAGGAGCCATTTTAGAAACCCATATTAAAGAACCTGCCCTCAGCCCGACCATGGCCCTTATCTGTCCTTCATGGTCTTATGTTTCAAACCATCACTCAGACCCTGACGGAAGGATCATCTTGATCTGGAAGCCCCATCTTAATATCACCATCTCCCACCAGTCTAGACAATCTTTGACTTGCCGTGTCGATTACCCTTCTGTCCCACCTTTCTACTTCACAGCGGTCTATGCAGGTAACACTGTAGAAGAACGCACTGAGCTGTGGGTGGAGCTCTTGGATCTCCATGCTACTCTCAACCTAGGCTCATACCCTTGGCTTGTTAGGGGAGACTTCAACGAAATAAGGCATCCTTCAGAGCACTCAATACCATCTATCTCGCAAATCTCTAGCCCTATGATTGATTTCAACTCCTGTCTGCATCAATTGGAAATCCAGGACCTGCGATATCATGGTGAAAAGTATACTTGGTCAAACAAACGACCTGATAATCCTATAGCCAAGAAGTTGGATCGCGCCTTGATCAATGAACATTGGTTAAACTCTTACCCCCGTAGCCTTGCCGTGTTCCATGCCCCTGATATCTCAGATCACACTCCCTGTTGCATTGAACCTATCCGTCCTCTACCTCAAGCCGGAACAAAACCATTCAAGTTCTTCAATTACCTCACCCTTCACCCTGACTTCCTTAAACTGGTTGCTGAAACCTGGGTTTGCACTGAATCGGAGAATCACTCATTATCTCAACTGAGTGTTAAGCAAAAAGAGCTAAAGAGTGTTCTAAAGACATTAAACAAGGAAAAATTTTCAGACAAACAAAAAAGAGTTTCAGATACTAACTGTTTGTTCATGGATGCGCATGTACTCTCACTACGTCAACCCACATCAGATAACTTTGCCGCAGAGAAAGCCCTCCTTGAAAAACTCCAGTTTCTGAAAAAGATTGAAGAGGAATACTTCAAGCAATTATCGAGAATTAATTGGCTTAGGTGTGGTGATCAGAACACTAGCTACTTTCACAAGGTTGCTACTGCTAGGAAGGCATTCAACTCAATCATCATCCTTATTAGTGTTACTGGTATAGAAGCAACTTCACCTGAAGATATTGGTAACCTTGCTGTGGCGCACTTCTTGAACATCCTTGGGCCGCCTACTCCGAAAACTACCCCCCTGATGATCTCCTCTGTTGCTGACATGATCCGAACAGACCGCTTTTCCTGCTCTCAAGCTCAAGCGGCTCTTCTCTCTCGGCTGCCTACACCTGAAGACATCACCAAAACAATTAAGCACAATAAAAACAAGAGCCCTAGACCAGACGGGTTCACTTCAGGTTTCTACACAGCTGCTTGGGATATACTAGGCCAAGAAGTCATAAACTCGATATCATCCTTTTTCAAAACCTCCATCCTCCCTACCTCTACAAACTCCACCATTCTAACTCTGCTACCCAAATTCCCTGGTGCTACAATCATAAAAGACTATAGGCCTATCTCTTGCTGCAACACCCTCTACAAAGTAATCTCTAAAATCCTAGTTATCAGGCTCAAACCTCTGCTCCCTTCCATCATCCTCCCTAATCAAACTGCTTTCATTAAGGGTAGGCTCCTACTGGAAAACTGTCTCTTAGCTTCAGAGCTAGTCTCGGGGTACCATAAACAACAAGTGGAGAAAAAGCTCACCTTAAAACTGGACATAGCCAAGGCTTTTGATTCTGTAAGATGGGACTTCCTCATTGCTTGCCTCCTATCTCTTAACCTCCCACAAGACTACATCCAGAGGCTCGCAGCCTGCTTCACCTCCCCGTCATTCTCTGTTGGCATCAATGGTAGACTCCACGGTTTTTTCAAAGGCACTAGGGGACTTCGACAGGGCGATCCGCTATGGCCCTACTTGTTTGGCCTGGTCATGAACATATTATCTCATAAGTTAAATGAAGCTGCACATCGGGAAGATTTGGATTTCATCCTAGATGTCAAGAATCAGGACTTACCCATTTATGCTTTGCCGATGACATCCTAGTCTTCACGGATGGTTCCCTCAACTCAGTACAGATGATTCTCCAGGTCCTTGATGAATTCAAGGCCTTCTCTGGACTATCAATCAGTGTAGAAAAATCATGTCAAGGCTAACTGGCATTTCCCGAGCTACCAATGTTGCAGACCTTTGGATAAATGGACAGTGGTCATTCCGTCATGCTCGATCCCCCCAGATGGAGGAACTTCTAACCTATCTCACCACCGTCTCGCTTACAGATGAACCAAGCAACGCTCAATGGATTATGGATGGGGCTCCTAAACATACTTTCTCCTCCTCTGCGGTCTACAATTCCTTCTTCGAACATTCTCCAATCGTGC
This sequence is a window from Brassica oleracea var. oleracea cultivar TO1000 chromosome C1, BOL, whole genome shotgun sequence. Protein-coding genes within it:
- the LOC106310790 gene encoding threonine dehydratase biosynthetic, chloroplastic-like, whose translation is MDSVRLPTAPSCLRSQMLGQPLHHIPLPPCNRNFRLKPVIGINLSRNHVSPVAVITRDETSVAPLASPQPRLKVSPSSLQYPAGYLGAVPERASDPENGSIAEAMEYLTNILSTKVYDVAIETPLHLAKKLSERLGVRLFLKREDLQPVFSFKLRGAYNMMVKLPAEQLAKGVICSSAGNHAQGVALSAAKLGCTAVIVMPRTTPEIKWQSVENLGATVVLVGDSYDEAQAFAKQRAEEEGLTFIPPFDHPDVIAGQGTVGMEITRQAKGPLHAIFVPIGGGGLIAGIASYVKRVCPEVKIIGVEPADANTMALSLHHGERVILDQVGGFADGVAVKVVGEETFRISRKLVDGVVLVTRDAICASIKDMFEEQRNILEPAGALAIAGAEAYCKYYGLKDVNVVAITSGANMNFDKLRIVTELANVGRQQEAVLATILPEKPGSFKKFCELVGAMNITEFKYRYGSEKESVVLYSVGVHTPGELKALEKRMESSQLRTRNLTSSDLVKDHLRYLMGGRSSVEEEVLCQFTFPERPGALMNFLDSFSPRWNISLFHYRAEGGAGANVLVGIQVPEQEMVEFRNRAQVLGYEYVLVSEDTIFKLLMH
- the LOC106340441 gene encoding LOW QUALITY PROTEIN: uncharacterized protein LOC106340441 (The sequence of the model RefSeq protein was modified relative to this genomic sequence to represent the inferred CDS: inserted 1 base in 1 codon; deleted 3 bases in 2 codons), which codes for MRKSGKNTKTGFRLQKADDGDSKFSLSPSRNWATSILWQASVPLGVSRLXNYFVISLLSMLCFLYHVCNVSTNMVYVLCVRIKKIFGFEI